GGCCTGCCCAGGGGCCACGGGTAAGGCGCTCGTGGTAGCTACCGGATGGCTCACGGGGACATGCCAATGTTGCCAGTCCGTCCATAGGAAAAACAGGATGACGGCAAGCAGGATATAAAGTACCGGGCGATAACTATTCATGATCGGGGTTTCGAACAACCTCAGCGAGGAACGGGGTCATGCCCGCCGGCGTGCCATGGGTGGCAACGGGCGATGCGTTTCACGGCGAACCAGAGGCCGCGTAGCGGCCCGTGGCGATCTATGGCCTCGATGGCATAGGCGGAACAAGTCGGGTGGTAACGACAATGCGAGCCGAGCCATGGGCTTATGAAGTACTGATAGCCGCGAATCACTTGTATCAGGGCTTTGCGCATAAACGACAGATCTTGTGCGACAGAGACCCTAGGGCCTCGGTAAAGGCCTTAGGGTCCGCGCGGACCGCATCGGGATAGGCGACGACCACGAAATCGAGGGGGCGCAGACGGGCCTGTTCACGACGGAAATATTCCCGGATCCGTCGTTTTATCTTATTCCTTATGACGGCCTTGCGCGATACCTTGCGGGATACGGCGAGGCCCAGGCGGGGATGCTCAAGGTCGCTTGCCAGGGCCATGATCCCCATAAAGGGGTGACGGACCTTCTTGCCGGTCTTGAATATCTCCTGATAACGCTCGGGATCCGTCAGGCGCACATGCCGCGGGAAGCCTTGAGTGCCCCGAGCCACCGCACGTCAGGCGCTGAGACGCGCGCGGCCCTTGGCGCGCCGCGCGTTGAGGACCGC
The DNA window shown above is from Acidiferrobacter sp. SPIII_3 and carries:
- the yidD gene encoding membrane protein insertion efficiency factor YidD, giving the protein MRKALIQVIRGYQYFISPWLGSHCRYHPTCSAYAIEAIDRHGPLRGLWFAVKRIARCHPWHAGGHDPVPR
- the rnpA gene encoding ribonuclease P protein component; the encoded protein is MARGTQGFPRHVRLTDPERYQEIFKTGKKVRHPFMGIMALASDLEHPRLGLAVSRKVSRKAVIRNKIKRRIREYFRREQARLRPLDFVVVAYPDAVRADPKAFTEALGSLSHKICRLCAKP